A region from the Nesterenkonia lacusekhoensis genome encodes:
- a CDS encoding Na(+)/H(+) antiporter subunit C produces the protein MTINLTLLIVMGVMLAVGIYLLLERSLTRVLLGIILISNGVNLLLLQTAGRAGLAPLVTEGAEAEEYFDPLPQALLLTAIVIAFALVSFVLALIYRSWVLARQDEVTDDEEDRRVAAQPDYDPEEDAEVETETSEFIEEEQLTLNEGGEDRGDESR, from the coding sequence ATGACCATCAACCTGACCCTGCTGATCGTGATGGGCGTGATGCTCGCCGTCGGGATCTATCTGCTGCTGGAACGTTCGCTGACCCGTGTGCTGCTGGGCATCATCCTGATCTCCAACGGGGTGAACCTGCTGCTTCTCCAGACCGCGGGACGCGCCGGACTGGCGCCGCTGGTGACCGAGGGCGCCGAGGCGGAGGAGTACTTCGATCCGCTGCCCCAGGCGCTGCTGCTGACTGCGATCGTGATCGCCTTCGCCCTGGTCAGCTTTGTGCTCGCGCTGATCTACCGCTCCTGGGTGCTCGCGCGCCAGGACGAGGTCACCGATGACGAGGAAGACCGCCGCGTGGCCGCCCAGCCTGACTATGACCCGGAGGAGGACGCCGAGGTCGAGACTGAGACTTCTGAGTTCATCGAAGAGGAGCAGCTGACGCTCAATGAAGGAGGGGAGGACCGTGGAGACGAATCTCGTTGA